A single Camelus ferus isolate YT-003-E chromosome 3, BCGSAC_Cfer_1.0, whole genome shotgun sequence DNA region contains:
- the CCNH gene encoding cyclin-H isoform X3 yields MYHNSSQKRHWTFGSEEQLARLRADANRKFRCKVVANGKVLPNDPVFLEPNEEMTLCKYYEKRLLEFCSVFRPAMPRSVVGTACMYFKRFYLNNSIMEYHPRIIMLTCAFLACKVDEFNVSSPQFVGNLRESPLGQEKALEQILEYELLLIQQLNFHLIVHNPYRPFEGFLIDLKTRYPMLENPEVLRKTTDDFLNRVALTDAPLLYTPSQIALTAILSSASRAGISMESYLSESLMLKENRISLSQLLDIMKSMRNLVKKYEPPRSEEVAVLKQKLERCHSAELALNVITKKRKGYEDDDYVSKKSRHEEVCSPKA; encoded by the exons ATGTATCACAACAGTAGCCAGAAGCGGCACTGGACTTTCGGCAGCGAGGAGCAGCTGGCGCGACTGCGGGCAGACGCCAACCGCAAATTCAGATGCAAAGTAGTGGCGAACGGGAAG GTTCTTCCAAATGACCCAGTCTTTCTTGAGCCCAATGAAGAAATGACGCTCTGCAAATACTACGAGAAAAGATTGTTGGAATTCTGTTCGGTGTTTAGACCAGCAATGCCAAGGTCTGTTGTG GGTACGGCTTGTATGTATTTCAAGCGTTTTTATCTTAATAACTCCATAATGGAATATCACCCCCGGATAATAAT gctCACTTGTGCATTTTTGGCCTGCAAAGTAGATGAATTCAATGTTTCTAGTCCACAGTTTGTTGGAAATCTGCGGGAGAGTCCTCTTGGACAAGAGAAGGCACTCGAGCAGATTTTGGAATATGAACTACTTCTTATACAGCAACTTAATTTCCACCTTATTGTCCATAATCCTTATAGACCCTTTGAAGGCTTTCTCATTGATTTAAAG ACTCGCTATCCCATGTTGGAGAATCCAGAGGTTTTGAGGAAAACCACTGATGACTTCCTCAATAGAGTTGCATTGACGGATGCTCCCCTTTTATACACACCTTCTCAGATTGCCCTGACTGCCATTCTGTCTAGTGCATCCAGAGCTGGAATTAGTATGGAAAG TTATTTATCAGAAAGTCTGATGCTGAAGGAGAACAGAATTTCCTTGTCACAGTTACTAGACATAATGAAAA GCATGAGAAACTTGGTGAAAAAGTACGAACCACCGAGATCTGAGGAAGTCGCTGTTCTGAAACAGAAGTTGGAGAGGTGTCACTCTGCTGAGCTTGCACTTAACGTAATTAC gaagaagaggaaaggttATGAAGATGATGATTATGTCTCAAAGAAATCCAGACATGAGGAGGTATGTTCTCCAAAG gctTGA
- the CCNH gene encoding cyclin-H isoform X4: protein MYHNSSQKRHWTFGSEEQLARLRADANRKFRCKVVANGKVLPNDPVFLEPNEEMTLCKYYEKRLLEFCSVFRPAMPRSVVGTACMYFKRFYLNNSIMEYHPRIIMLTCAFLACKVDEFNVSSPQFVGNLRESPLGQEKALEQILEYELLLIQQLNFHLIVHNPYRPFEGFLIDLKTRYPMLENPEVLRKTTDDFLNRVALTDAPLLYTPSQIALTAILSSASRAGISMESYLSESLMLKENRISLSQLLDIMKSMRNLVKKYEPPRSEEVAVLKQKLERCHSAELALNVITKKRKGYEDDDYVSKKSRHEEA from the exons ATGTATCACAACAGTAGCCAGAAGCGGCACTGGACTTTCGGCAGCGAGGAGCAGCTGGCGCGACTGCGGGCAGACGCCAACCGCAAATTCAGATGCAAAGTAGTGGCGAACGGGAAG GTTCTTCCAAATGACCCAGTCTTTCTTGAGCCCAATGAAGAAATGACGCTCTGCAAATACTACGAGAAAAGATTGTTGGAATTCTGTTCGGTGTTTAGACCAGCAATGCCAAGGTCTGTTGTG GGTACGGCTTGTATGTATTTCAAGCGTTTTTATCTTAATAACTCCATAATGGAATATCACCCCCGGATAATAAT gctCACTTGTGCATTTTTGGCCTGCAAAGTAGATGAATTCAATGTTTCTAGTCCACAGTTTGTTGGAAATCTGCGGGAGAGTCCTCTTGGACAAGAGAAGGCACTCGAGCAGATTTTGGAATATGAACTACTTCTTATACAGCAACTTAATTTCCACCTTATTGTCCATAATCCTTATAGACCCTTTGAAGGCTTTCTCATTGATTTAAAG ACTCGCTATCCCATGTTGGAGAATCCAGAGGTTTTGAGGAAAACCACTGATGACTTCCTCAATAGAGTTGCATTGACGGATGCTCCCCTTTTATACACACCTTCTCAGATTGCCCTGACTGCCATTCTGTCTAGTGCATCCAGAGCTGGAATTAGTATGGAAAG TTATTTATCAGAAAGTCTGATGCTGAAGGAGAACAGAATTTCCTTGTCACAGTTACTAGACATAATGAAAA GCATGAGAAACTTGGTGAAAAAGTACGAACCACCGAGATCTGAGGAAGTCGCTGTTCTGAAACAGAAGTTGGAGAGGTGTCACTCTGCTGAGCTTGCACTTAACGTAATTAC gaagaagaggaaaggttATGAAGATGATGATTATGTCTCAAAGAAATCCAGACATGAGGAG gctTGA
- the CCNH gene encoding cyclin-H isoform X1, which produces MYHNSSQKRHWTFGSEEQLARLRADANRKFRCKVVANGKVLPNDPVFLEPNEEMTLCKYYEKRLLEFCSVFRPAMPRSVVGTACMYFKRFYLNNSIMEYHPRIIMLTCAFLACKVDEFNVSSPQFVGNLRESPLGQEKALEQILEYELLLIQQLNFHLIVHNPYRPFEGFLIDLKTRYPMLENPEVLRKTTDDFLNRVALTDAPLLYTPSQIALTAILSSASRAGISMESYLSESLMLKENRISLSQLLDIMKSMRNLVKKYEPPRSEEVAVLKQKLERCHSAELALNVITKKRKGYEDDDYVSKKSRHEEVCSPKEEWTDDDLVDSL; this is translated from the exons ATGTATCACAACAGTAGCCAGAAGCGGCACTGGACTTTCGGCAGCGAGGAGCAGCTGGCGCGACTGCGGGCAGACGCCAACCGCAAATTCAGATGCAAAGTAGTGGCGAACGGGAAG GTTCTTCCAAATGACCCAGTCTTTCTTGAGCCCAATGAAGAAATGACGCTCTGCAAATACTACGAGAAAAGATTGTTGGAATTCTGTTCGGTGTTTAGACCAGCAATGCCAAGGTCTGTTGTG GGTACGGCTTGTATGTATTTCAAGCGTTTTTATCTTAATAACTCCATAATGGAATATCACCCCCGGATAATAAT gctCACTTGTGCATTTTTGGCCTGCAAAGTAGATGAATTCAATGTTTCTAGTCCACAGTTTGTTGGAAATCTGCGGGAGAGTCCTCTTGGACAAGAGAAGGCACTCGAGCAGATTTTGGAATATGAACTACTTCTTATACAGCAACTTAATTTCCACCTTATTGTCCATAATCCTTATAGACCCTTTGAAGGCTTTCTCATTGATTTAAAG ACTCGCTATCCCATGTTGGAGAATCCAGAGGTTTTGAGGAAAACCACTGATGACTTCCTCAATAGAGTTGCATTGACGGATGCTCCCCTTTTATACACACCTTCTCAGATTGCCCTGACTGCCATTCTGTCTAGTGCATCCAGAGCTGGAATTAGTATGGAAAG TTATTTATCAGAAAGTCTGATGCTGAAGGAGAACAGAATTTCCTTGTCACAGTTACTAGACATAATGAAAA GCATGAGAAACTTGGTGAAAAAGTACGAACCACCGAGATCTGAGGAAGTCGCTGTTCTGAAACAGAAGTTGGAGAGGTGTCACTCTGCTGAGCTTGCACTTAACGTAATTAC gaagaagaggaaaggttATGAAGATGATGATTATGTCTCAAAGAAATCCAGACATGAGGAGGTATGTTCTCCAAAG gaGGAATGGACTGATGATGACCTGGTAGATTCTCTCTAA
- the CCNH gene encoding cyclin-H isoform X2 — protein MYHNSSQKRHWTFGSEEQLARLRADANRKFRCKVVANGKVLPNDPVFLEPNEEMTLCKYYEKRLLEFCSVFRPAMPRSVVGTACMYFKRFYLNNSIMEYHPRIIMLTCAFLACKVDEFNVSSPQFVGNLRESPLGQEKALEQILEYELLLIQQLNFHLIVHNPYRPFEGFLIDLKTRYPMLENPEVLRKTTDDFLNRVALTDAPLLYTPSQIALTAILSSASRAGISMESYLSESLMLKENRISLSQLLDIMKSMRNLVKKYEPPRSEEVAVLKQKLERCHSAELALNVITKKRKGYEDDDYVSKKSRHEEEEWTDDDLVDSL, from the exons ATGTATCACAACAGTAGCCAGAAGCGGCACTGGACTTTCGGCAGCGAGGAGCAGCTGGCGCGACTGCGGGCAGACGCCAACCGCAAATTCAGATGCAAAGTAGTGGCGAACGGGAAG GTTCTTCCAAATGACCCAGTCTTTCTTGAGCCCAATGAAGAAATGACGCTCTGCAAATACTACGAGAAAAGATTGTTGGAATTCTGTTCGGTGTTTAGACCAGCAATGCCAAGGTCTGTTGTG GGTACGGCTTGTATGTATTTCAAGCGTTTTTATCTTAATAACTCCATAATGGAATATCACCCCCGGATAATAAT gctCACTTGTGCATTTTTGGCCTGCAAAGTAGATGAATTCAATGTTTCTAGTCCACAGTTTGTTGGAAATCTGCGGGAGAGTCCTCTTGGACAAGAGAAGGCACTCGAGCAGATTTTGGAATATGAACTACTTCTTATACAGCAACTTAATTTCCACCTTATTGTCCATAATCCTTATAGACCCTTTGAAGGCTTTCTCATTGATTTAAAG ACTCGCTATCCCATGTTGGAGAATCCAGAGGTTTTGAGGAAAACCACTGATGACTTCCTCAATAGAGTTGCATTGACGGATGCTCCCCTTTTATACACACCTTCTCAGATTGCCCTGACTGCCATTCTGTCTAGTGCATCCAGAGCTGGAATTAGTATGGAAAG TTATTTATCAGAAAGTCTGATGCTGAAGGAGAACAGAATTTCCTTGTCACAGTTACTAGACATAATGAAAA GCATGAGAAACTTGGTGAAAAAGTACGAACCACCGAGATCTGAGGAAGTCGCTGTTCTGAAACAGAAGTTGGAGAGGTGTCACTCTGCTGAGCTTGCACTTAACGTAATTAC gaagaagaggaaaggttATGAAGATGATGATTATGTCTCAAAGAAATCCAGACATGAGGAG gaGGAATGGACTGATGATGACCTGGTAGATTCTCTCTAA